The Halobacterium sp. CBA1132 genome has a segment encoding these proteins:
- a CDS encoding DUF502 domain-containing protein, translating into MLGGSRPDGETMQRASESAYDRVREAAVTGVTVVVPLLVTLYVLSIAVGVVEDLLDPLAQVLASTNVAPNASEAIVDIVGVLVVVAITLLVGFAASFRSGERVLAYFDAVLERIPGVGAVYKSFRQMSDVMVDSDADNFQSVKLVEFPHQDAYTLGFLTTETPTVVEDAAGHEEMLTLFLPLAPNPVMGGHLTHVPADRVMDVDMSVEEGMRAVVTMGVAVSSDNGATDGLSQERLERLTGEEISPNKPPEDGQ; encoded by the coding sequence ATGCTAGGGGGAAGCCGTCCCGACGGCGAGACGATGCAGCGAGCCAGCGAGTCCGCGTACGACCGCGTCCGTGAAGCCGCAGTCACGGGCGTCACGGTGGTCGTCCCGTTGCTCGTGACGCTGTACGTGCTGTCTATCGCCGTCGGCGTGGTCGAGGACCTCCTCGACCCGCTCGCGCAGGTGCTCGCGAGCACCAACGTCGCGCCGAACGCCTCCGAGGCTATCGTCGACATCGTCGGCGTGCTCGTGGTCGTCGCAATCACGCTGCTCGTCGGCTTCGCAGCGTCGTTCCGCTCCGGGGAGCGCGTGCTCGCGTACTTCGACGCGGTGCTCGAACGCATCCCGGGCGTGGGCGCCGTCTACAAGAGTTTCCGGCAGATGAGCGACGTGATGGTCGACAGCGACGCGGACAACTTCCAGTCCGTGAAACTCGTGGAGTTTCCCCACCAGGACGCGTACACGCTCGGCTTCCTGACGACGGAGACGCCGACCGTCGTCGAGGACGCCGCCGGCCACGAGGAGATGCTGACGCTGTTCTTGCCGCTGGCGCCGAACCCCGTGATGGGCGGCCACCTCACGCACGTCCCCGCGGACCGCGTGATGGACGTCGACATGAGCGTCGAGGAGGGGATGCGCGCGGTGGTGACGATGGGCGTCGCGGTGTCCTCCGACAACGGCGCTACTGACGGGCTCTCTCAGGAGCGCCTCGAACGCCTGACCGGCGAGGAAATCTCGCCGAACAAACCGCCCGAGGACGGACAATGA
- a CDS encoding DoxX family protein has translation MFTGTGLGHVDYVVDGAPTVRAMEFVVEVLSNPLNAVLLFGGAFGVLAGVVAYLKFQPAAADVRALRGTLEDYHVFLPWMLRLAVGLPLVGAGFAGYFFSPSVVAPTRIFQVLLGFCLLFGLATRAVALVGLLAYLAGLAVRPELVLASEYVGGFLGILLLGSGKPSADHLLQQVAGARGSIYGRFDPLHPLVAKFNDVVGPYEQYAPTALRLGVGFNFALLGFWEKLANPGMALAVVEKYSLTSVVPVDPGLWVMGAGLTELAVGVLLFVGLFTRATAAVAFVVLTTTLFGLPDDPVLAHITLFGLSSALFVTGAGPLSLDERLAAVREYSPLAASTE, from the coding sequence ATGTTCACGGGCACAGGGCTTGGTCACGTCGACTACGTCGTCGACGGCGCGCCGACGGTCCGCGCGATGGAGTTCGTCGTTGAGGTGCTGTCGAACCCACTGAACGCCGTGCTCCTGTTCGGCGGTGCGTTCGGCGTCCTCGCCGGCGTCGTCGCGTACCTCAAGTTCCAGCCGGCGGCCGCGGACGTTCGCGCGCTCAGGGGTACGCTCGAAGACTACCACGTGTTCCTGCCGTGGATGCTCCGCCTCGCGGTCGGCCTGCCGCTGGTCGGCGCGGGGTTCGCGGGCTACTTCTTCTCGCCGTCCGTCGTCGCGCCGACGCGCATCTTCCAAGTCCTGCTCGGATTCTGCCTCCTGTTCGGGCTGGCGACCCGCGCAGTCGCGCTCGTCGGCCTGCTGGCGTACTTGGCGGGGCTGGCGGTCCGTCCCGAACTCGTGCTCGCCAGCGAGTACGTCGGCGGGTTCCTCGGCATCCTCCTGCTGGGTTCGGGGAAGCCGAGCGCCGACCACCTCCTTCAGCAGGTCGCGGGGGCGAGGGGGAGCATCTACGGCCGCTTCGACCCGCTGCACCCGTTGGTCGCGAAGTTCAACGACGTCGTCGGCCCCTACGAGCAGTACGCACCGACCGCGCTCCGACTCGGCGTCGGATTCAACTTCGCGCTGCTTGGGTTCTGGGAGAAGCTCGCGAACCCCGGGATGGCGCTGGCCGTCGTCGAGAAGTACAGCCTCACGTCGGTCGTCCCGGTCGACCCCGGGCTGTGGGTGATGGGTGCCGGCCTCACCGAACTCGCGGTCGGCGTGCTCCTGTTCGTCGGCCTGTTCACTCGTGCGACCGCCGCCGTCGCGTTCGTCGTGTTGACGACGACGCTGTTCGGCCTGCCCGACGACCCCGTGCTCGCGCACATCACGCTCTTCGGGCTGTCGTCGGCGCTGTTCGTCACGGGCGCCGGCCCGCTCTCGCTGGACGAACGGCTCGCCGCAGTCCGCGAGTACTCGCCGCTGGCCGCGTCGACGGAGTAG
- a CDS encoding RtcB family protein has translation MNTFDADGVTLREVEDDVWELERDDEMRVPARIFANETLLEDIQNDKTLEQLRNVACMPGVVAPALCMPDGHQGYGFPVGGVAAFDAEDGYISPGAVGFDINCIAGDSEVRLPFGRTKPIREFLDDFEGSEAVVPATDDEYDSEVRLATETRSRTVHEIRTAVGDRLESTADHEFRTPDGMRPLRDLEPGDQVFVSPFEGLSDKRPPEFVVLDESDFEDEDPQLVSVLKERDILPLKSTDKAFNHLLKLVGFHTGDGAFNRERSWFYGDPEDLETIRDDIEAVGFKPSKIYEREREHEVRGNSFERTEYSTRSTSNAFKQLLIRLGAPDGRKTDSSFTVPDYLDRLADWQKALYLSAFFGAEMSAPDSVARTNLYAPAVSHNRLVKHEQAGEQFMRDLMRHLNDLGIKTNNLEVVERGESTAGETVRFRFGIKTAERNLIRFFTTVGYRYNREKRRRAALAATYLKRKETAVQRRARIASEARAMADGGTSTSEVKAAFDEVNERFIERSLYDQRDGRPRPPADFPGFEEFCESTPVRNDFTVPVEIADITEQGEKTVYDIGVTHDAHAFVANGFVVSNCGVRMVKTNLTYEDIRGREEELVDALFDAVPCGLGGGGVHDVSHTDLEAALERGVDWCVEEGYAVRDDLRHCEDEGRRPDADLSAVSKKAKDRGANQMGSLGSGNHFLEVQRVTDIYDDDTADAFGLDENQVVVLIHCGSRGLGHQVCSDYLRRIEQEYPDFTDDLPDKDLAAAPAGSELADDYYGAMCAAINFAWVNRQLITHAVRETFADVFDTSWEALEMDLLYDVAHNIAKKESHDVYVEPEARRLGGGEAADPDTEDGYSLDGDGGRVERDLYVHRKGATRAFPAGHPEVPKAYRNVGQPIIIPGSMGAGSYILKGGDKSMTRSFGSTAHGAGRLMSRTQAKREYGGGEVQADLHEQNEIHVKAASGETIAEEAPGVYKDVDEVVGVSDALDIGDLVVRTFPIANIKG, from the coding sequence ATGAACACGTTCGACGCCGACGGCGTCACGCTCCGAGAAGTCGAGGACGACGTCTGGGAACTCGAACGCGACGACGAGATGCGGGTGCCCGCGCGCATCTTCGCCAACGAGACGCTGCTCGAAGACATCCAGAACGACAAGACCCTCGAGCAACTCCGGAACGTCGCCTGCATGCCGGGCGTGGTCGCGCCCGCGCTCTGCATGCCCGACGGCCACCAGGGCTACGGCTTCCCGGTCGGCGGCGTCGCCGCCTTCGACGCCGAGGACGGCTACATCTCACCCGGGGCCGTGGGATTCGACATCAACTGCATCGCGGGGGACAGCGAAGTACGTCTGCCCTTCGGGCGAACGAAGCCCATCCGCGAGTTCCTCGACGACTTCGAGGGCAGCGAAGCAGTCGTTCCAGCAACGGACGACGAATACGACTCCGAGGTTCGTCTCGCGACAGAGACGCGGAGTCGGACCGTTCACGAGATTCGGACGGCGGTCGGAGACCGTCTCGAATCGACGGCAGACCACGAATTCCGGACTCCTGACGGGATGAGACCGCTCCGCGACCTCGAGCCCGGAGACCAGGTGTTCGTCTCACCGTTCGAGGGGCTCTCCGACAAACGACCGCCCGAGTTCGTCGTGCTCGACGAATCTGACTTCGAGGACGAAGACCCGCAGCTCGTCAGTGTACTGAAAGAGCGTGATATCCTCCCGTTGAAATCCACCGACAAAGCGTTCAACCATCTCTTGAAGCTCGTCGGCTTCCACACCGGCGACGGAGCGTTCAACAGAGAGCGGTCGTGGTTCTACGGCGATCCCGAAGACCTGGAGACGATTCGTGACGACATCGAAGCGGTCGGATTCAAGCCGTCGAAAATCTACGAACGCGAACGCGAGCACGAGGTTCGAGGGAACTCCTTCGAACGAACCGAGTACAGCACTCGATCCACGTCGAACGCGTTCAAGCAGTTGCTGATCCGTCTCGGCGCTCCCGACGGACGGAAGACCGACTCGTCGTTCACTGTACCCGACTACCTCGACCGTCTCGCGGACTGGCAGAAGGCGCTGTACCTCTCGGCGTTCTTCGGCGCGGAGATGAGCGCCCCGGACAGCGTCGCGCGAACGAACCTCTACGCCCCGGCAGTGTCGCACAATCGGCTCGTGAAACACGAGCAAGCGGGCGAGCAGTTCATGCGAGACCTGATGCGACATCTGAACGACCTCGGCATCAAGACGAACAACCTGGAAGTCGTCGAACGCGGCGAGAGCACGGCGGGTGAAACGGTTCGATTCCGGTTCGGTATCAAGACCGCCGAACGGAATCTAATTCGGTTCTTTACCACCGTCGGATATCGGTACAACCGAGAAAAACGACGCCGGGCCGCCCTCGCAGCGACGTACCTGAAACGCAAAGAGACCGCCGTGCAGCGCCGCGCACGAATCGCATCCGAAGCACGAGCGATGGCGGACGGCGGTACGAGCACGAGCGAGGTGAAAGCGGCGTTCGATGAAGTCAACGAGCGATTCATCGAGCGCAGCCTCTACGACCAACGCGACGGTCGACCGCGGCCACCGGCGGACTTCCCTGGATTCGAGGAGTTCTGCGAGTCGACGCCGGTTCGGAACGACTTCACCGTCCCCGTCGAGATTGCCGACATCACCGAGCAGGGCGAGAAAACAGTCTACGACATTGGCGTGACACACGACGCACATGCGTTCGTCGCGAACGGATTTGTCGTCTCGAACTGCGGCGTCCGGATGGTGAAGACGAACCTCACGTACGAGGACATCCGCGGCCGCGAGGAGGAGCTCGTGGACGCGCTGTTCGACGCCGTTCCCTGCGGACTCGGCGGCGGCGGCGTCCACGATGTCTCCCACACGGACCTCGAAGCCGCGCTCGAACGCGGCGTCGACTGGTGCGTCGAGGAGGGGTACGCCGTCCGCGACGACCTCCGGCACTGCGAGGACGAGGGCCGGCGCCCGGACGCCGACCTCTCGGCCGTCTCGAAGAAGGCCAAGGACCGCGGCGCCAACCAGATGGGGTCGCTGGGCTCGGGCAACCACTTCCTCGAAGTCCAGCGCGTCACCGACATCTACGACGACGACACGGCCGACGCGTTCGGCCTCGACGAGAACCAGGTCGTCGTCCTGATTCACTGCGGCTCCCGCGGGCTCGGCCACCAGGTCTGCTCGGACTACCTCCGGCGCATCGAGCAGGAGTACCCGGACTTCACCGACGACCTCCCGGACAAGGACCTCGCGGCGGCGCCCGCGGGCTCCGAACTCGCCGACGACTACTACGGCGCGATGTGCGCCGCCATCAACTTCGCGTGGGTGAACCGCCAACTCATCACGCACGCCGTCCGGGAGACGTTCGCGGACGTCTTCGACACTTCCTGGGAGGCCCTGGAGATGGACCTCCTGTACGATGTCGCGCACAACATCGCGAAGAAGGAGTCTCACGACGTCTACGTCGAGCCGGAGGCTCGACGACTGGGAGGCGGCGAAGCCGCCGACCCCGACACCGAGGACGGCTACAGCCTCGACGGCGACGGCGGCCGCGTCGAGCGCGACCTCTACGTCCACCGGAAGGGCGCGACGCGCGCGTTCCCCGCGGGCCACCCCGAGGTGCCGAAAGCGTACCGGAACGTCGGCCAGCCCATCATCATCCCGGGCAGCATGGGCGCCGGCAGCTACATTCTGAAGGGCGGGGACAAGTCGATGACACGGTCGTTCGGGTCGACAGCGCACGGCGCCGGCCGCCTGATGAGCCGGACGCAGGCCAAGCGCGAGTACGGCGGCGGCGAGGTGCAGGCGGACCTCCACGAGCAGAACGAAATCCACGTGAAAGCCGCCTCCGGGGAGACCATCGCAGAGGAGGCGCCCGGCGTCTACAAGGACGTCGACGAGGTGGTCGGCGTCTCCGACGCCCTCGACATCGGGGACCTCGTCGTGCGCACGTTCCCCATCGCGAACATCAAGGGGTAG
- a CDS encoding translation initiation factor eIF-2B has product MIDETAEEIREMRTHSSSVVAVKAARALADLIDNDYPTVEEYVRALERNSNALRRANPSHASLVTTQRDIVERVRDAEAASVVEAKEVTAAAIDDVVADVEEAKHEAAATLADRVEDGQTVLTHDYSSTVLEALETAAQDGKHLDVYVTEARPRHLGRKTARTLAAIDRIEPTLIVDGASGYYLGECDRVLLGMDCIVGDTYYNRVGTYPLAAAADDVGTPVTVAGSSAKLVDDGFRFENDFRDASEVIREPPEGFEVKNPAYDATPTRLLDSVVTDEGVREF; this is encoded by the coding sequence ATGATAGACGAGACTGCCGAGGAGATTCGCGAGATGCGGACGCACTCCTCCTCGGTCGTCGCCGTGAAAGCCGCTCGCGCGCTCGCGGACCTCATCGACAATGACTACCCGACCGTCGAGGAGTACGTGCGGGCGCTGGAGCGGAACAGCAACGCGCTCCGGCGCGCGAACCCGTCGCACGCGTCGTTGGTGACGACGCAGCGCGACATCGTTGAGCGCGTGCGGGACGCGGAGGCGGCGTCAGTCGTGGAGGCCAAGGAGGTGACTGCGGCGGCAATCGACGACGTGGTGGCCGACGTCGAGGAGGCGAAACACGAAGCGGCGGCGACGCTGGCCGACCGCGTGGAGGACGGGCAGACGGTGTTGACCCACGACTACTCGTCGACGGTGCTGGAGGCGCTGGAGACCGCCGCGCAGGACGGCAAGCACCTCGACGTGTACGTGACGGAGGCCCGACCCCGCCACCTCGGTCGGAAGACCGCGCGCACGCTGGCGGCCATCGACCGCATCGAACCGACGCTCATCGTGGACGGGGCGTCGGGCTACTACCTCGGGGAGTGCGACCGCGTACTGCTCGGGATGGACTGCATCGTCGGGGACACGTACTACAACCGGGTCGGCACGTACCCGCTGGCCGCGGCCGCCGACGACGTGGGAACGCCGGTGACCGTCGCGGGGTCGAGCGCGAAACTCGTCGACGACGGGTTCCGCTTCGAGAACGACTTCCGGGACGCAAGCGAGGTCATCCGCGAACCGCCGGAGGGCTTCGAGGTGAAGAACCCGGCGTACGACGCGACGCCGACGCGGCTGCTGGATTCGGTCGTGACCGACGAGGGCGTCCGCGAGTTCTGA
- a CDS encoding N-acetyltransferase has protein sequence MSVTVDERVVPPGSDEYLDEAWDLKERIRDDEDLLKQRRGFFANAYRRSTVYCFLDGDDVVGFAAARSDGYILFLAVDPDYRGEGYGERLVARVTEDAGKASCHARQSNESAVSFYEHLGFSVERDIDNYYEDGEGAYYLRLGDRARIRDRISELLRGR, from the coding sequence GTGAGCGTCACAGTCGACGAGCGCGTGGTCCCACCGGGGAGCGACGAGTACCTCGACGAAGCGTGGGACCTCAAGGAGCGAATCCGCGACGACGAGGACCTCCTCAAGCAGCGACGCGGGTTCTTCGCGAACGCGTACCGACGCTCGACGGTCTACTGCTTCCTCGACGGCGACGACGTGGTCGGCTTCGCGGCGGCGCGCTCGGACGGCTACATTCTGTTTCTGGCTGTCGACCCCGACTACCGCGGCGAGGGCTACGGCGAGCGCCTCGTCGCGCGCGTCACCGAGGACGCCGGAAAGGCGTCGTGTCACGCCCGACAGAGCAACGAGAGCGCCGTGTCCTTCTACGAACACCTCGGCTTCAGCGTCGAACGCGACATCGACAACTACTACGAGGACGGCGAGGGCGCCTACTACCTCCGGCTCGGCGACCGCGCCCGGATTCGGGACCGGATTTCCGAACTGCTGCGTGGACGGTAG
- a CDS encoding archease, with the protein MSYDLREHTADIAVEATADSLGGVFAAVADGMAAAMTEATPASGSRFTFEERAESREALLFDYLDRLIYERDVRNILPVDHDATVREEAGEWVVEASARAVPLNEVHARDLKAVTYSEMDLSERHDGSSEGGSGSGWHAYVVFDV; encoded by the coding sequence ATGAGCTACGACCTCAGAGAACACACCGCCGACATCGCTGTGGAAGCGACTGCCGACAGTCTCGGTGGCGTGTTCGCGGCGGTCGCAGACGGCATGGCCGCCGCGATGACCGAGGCGACGCCAGCGTCGGGGAGCCGGTTCACGTTCGAGGAGCGCGCCGAGAGCCGGGAGGCGCTGCTGTTCGACTACCTCGACCGCCTCATCTACGAGCGCGACGTCCGGAACATCCTCCCCGTCGACCACGACGCGACGGTCCGCGAGGAAGCCGGCGAGTGGGTCGTCGAGGCGAGCGCGCGCGCCGTCCCGTTGAACGAGGTCCACGCCCGCGACCTGAAAGCCGTCACGTACTCCGAGATGGACCTCTCCGAGCGGCACGACGGGTCGTCGGAGGGCGGGTCCGGCAGCGGGTGGCACGCGTACGTCGTCTTCGACGTCTGA